The following coding sequences are from one Phycisphaeraceae bacterium window:
- a CDS encoding polyprenyl synthetase family protein — protein MGQPQAAVAFDLEALMAPTAKVEQYMAEFLANRPFPGNLRDAIEYALLGGGKRLRPLLTLLSCQAVGGKHEQALAPAAAIEMIHAFSLVHDDLPAMDDDDLRRGRPTLHKHTSEAMAILAGDALLALAFELLACRLKDASVIGTITRELAVASNNMVAGQVYDSIPDFDSEVSDREKLEIIHEHKTGALLRSACRMGAICGGANAAQLDALTHYAEHVGLMFQVVDDLLDATGNTEDLGKAAGKDIEAGKLTYPGIIGVEASKNEVKRLRSEAMHALEVFGDSANPLRELCEYMAVRTS, from the coding sequence ATGGGTCAGCCCCAGGCCGCCGTCGCCTTCGATCTAGAAGCGCTGATGGCTCCCACGGCGAAAGTCGAGCAATACATGGCCGAGTTCCTCGCGAACCGGCCATTCCCCGGGAACCTTCGCGATGCGATCGAGTACGCCCTGCTGGGCGGAGGTAAACGGCTGCGCCCGTTGTTGACCTTGTTGTCGTGCCAGGCGGTCGGTGGCAAGCATGAGCAGGCTCTCGCTCCGGCGGCCGCGATCGAGATGATCCATGCATTCTCGCTGGTTCACGATGACCTGCCCGCGATGGATGATGACGATCTACGCAGGGGCAGGCCCACGCTTCACAAACACACCTCCGAGGCGATGGCCATTCTGGCTGGCGACGCCCTGCTGGCTCTGGCTTTTGAGCTGCTGGCTTGTCGACTCAAGGATGCCTCCGTGATCGGGACCATTACCCGGGAACTCGCCGTGGCTTCCAACAACATGGTCGCGGGTCAGGTTTACGACTCGATACCCGATTTCGATTCTGAGGTTTCGGACCGCGAGAAACTCGAGATCATCCACGAGCACAAAACCGGTGCCTTGCTCCGATCAGCCTGCCGGATGGGGGCGATCTGTGGCGGGGCCAACGCCGCTCAGCTCGATGCCCTGACCCACTACGCCGAGCATGTCGGACTGATGTTCCAAGTGGTTGATGACCTGCTCGACGCCACCGGAAATACCGAAGATCTGGGCAAAGCGGCGGGCAAAGATATCGAGGCCGGGAAGCTCACTTACCCCGGGATCATTGGCGTGGAGGCCTCGAAGAATGAGGTCAAGCGGCTGCGATCCGAGGCCATGCACGCTCTGGAAGTCTTTGGCGATTCGGCCAACCCCCTTCGCGAACTCTGCGAGTACATGGCCGTCCGAACGAGTTAA
- a CDS encoding putative peptidoglycan glycosyltransferase FtsW — MLRNGQVLQGAALGLLAIGWVMVHSAGVSLDGASAQTAGVGWMTSRHTLYALLAAITLLLASRIDVRAMYHHHSWRNPLFWVVIVSLGLVALTMVPGLGVQVNGATRWLRLGNAEFGVQFQPSELVKWSLVGALAWWGARRSAVLSDLRLGLLPPLILIGLCCGLIAPQDLGSAALIGMVALCLLLAAGARVWQVGVLCLAGVGAVTALAVTTPYRFRRLTAFLDPWADPAGAGYHPIEAMTAFAHGGPWGTGLGNSVRKYYLPEDTTDFLFPILTEELGMLGAATVVVLIIAVLWSGWAVIRSSTDLFSRLFALGVLLTFGLQALMNLAVVTSLVPTKGIALPLISAGGTGWIMTAFALGLVAGLDRQTHTASFDLAETASVSRRRVPMRARRTGRDRAAIGGLLAGVIAARQVESAEASR, encoded by the coding sequence ATGCTGCGCAACGGTCAGGTTCTTCAGGGTGCTGCACTGGGTCTGCTCGCGATCGGCTGGGTGATGGTTCACTCGGCCGGTGTGAGTCTGGATGGTGCTAGCGCGCAGACCGCTGGGGTTGGCTGGATGACCAGTCGGCACACGCTTTATGCCTTGCTGGCGGCGATCACGCTGCTGCTGGCGTCGCGGATCGATGTCCGTGCGATGTATCACCATCACTCCTGGCGGAACCCGCTGTTCTGGGTCGTGATCGTTTCGCTGGGTCTGGTGGCCTTGACGATGGTTCCGGGGCTGGGGGTCCAGGTAAACGGGGCGACACGCTGGCTCCGGCTCGGGAACGCAGAGTTCGGGGTGCAGTTCCAGCCGTCTGAGTTGGTGAAGTGGTCGCTGGTTGGGGCGTTGGCCTGGTGGGGAGCCCGGAGGTCAGCGGTTCTGTCGGACCTGCGACTTGGCCTGCTTCCGCCCTTGATTCTCATCGGTCTGTGCTGTGGGCTGATCGCTCCGCAGGACCTTGGTTCAGCGGCCCTGATCGGGATGGTCGCCCTGTGCCTGCTGCTTGCGGCAGGCGCGCGGGTGTGGCAGGTCGGCGTTCTCTGTCTGGCCGGCGTCGGAGCGGTTACTGCCCTCGCTGTCACCACGCCTTATCGATTCCGCAGACTGACCGCTTTTCTCGACCCCTGGGCCGACCCTGCGGGCGCGGGCTACCACCCGATCGAGGCGATGACGGCGTTTGCGCATGGCGGGCCGTGGGGCACCGGGCTGGGCAACTCGGTTCGTAAGTACTACCTGCCCGAGGACACCACGGATTTTCTCTTCCCGATCCTGACCGAAGAGTTGGGGATGCTGGGCGCGGCGACGGTGGTCGTTCTGATCATTGCCGTCCTATGGTCCGGTTGGGCCGTGATCCGTAGCAGTACGGACCTGTTTAGTCGGCTTTTTGCGCTTGGTGTCTTGTTGACCTTTGGTCTTCAGGCACTGATGAACCTCGCGGTGGTGACCAGCCTGGTGCCGACGAAGGGGATTGCGCTCCCGCTGATTTCTGCGGGCGGGACTGGTTGGATCATGACGGCGTTTGCGCTGGGGCTTGTGGCCGGGCTGGATCGCCAGACGCACACGGCGTCTTTTGATCTTGCAGAGACAGCATCGGTCTCCAGGCGTCGGGTGCCGATGCGAGCGCGCCGAACCGGTCGGGATCGCGCCGCGATAGGCGGATTGCTGGCTGGCGTGATTGCTGCCCGGCAGGTCGAATCGGCAGAGGCCAGCCGATGA
- a CDS encoding UDP-N-acetylglucosamine--N-acetylmuramyl-(pentapeptide) pyrophosphoryl-undecaprenol N-acetylglucosamine transferase: MTRSVVLAGGGTGGHIYPNIAIAQRFLSHHPDIELDFVISDRQVDQRVREGIELSNADWIPSPARPLARSPMGLVRFAIGWRKATLRARRRLQERAPLAVVATGGFVSAPEILAARSLGIPTALVSLDATPGRAIRQLAPRVDRVFSTYPTSELPEAEVIGFPLRREAVPDIDAEEAREQLGLMPDLPTLLVTAGSQGASTINHAVAHALEHTDLTKTLAGWQLLHLTGGKDVAELTRAYARSGLHALIRNYEDAMGLAWRAASLTIARPGASSVAEAWANQVPAIFMPYPYHADEHQRHNAQPMVDAGGAVLLRDQILSEKNAIPLSESVYKLVSTSDQLPAMRQALGRSTPADGADRVVRWVLEQPGCRL; encoded by the coding sequence ATGACCCGGAGTGTGGTTCTTGCCGGCGGCGGTACCGGCGGGCACATCTACCCCAACATCGCGATTGCTCAGCGTTTTCTGAGTCACCATCCAGACATCGAGTTGGACTTTGTGATCTCGGATCGTCAGGTAGATCAGCGGGTGCGCGAGGGTATCGAGCTGTCGAATGCTGATTGGATCCCATCTCCAGCGCGTCCTCTGGCCCGTTCGCCGATGGGTCTGGTTCGGTTTGCCATCGGCTGGCGGAAGGCGACGCTCCGTGCTCGTCGTCGCTTGCAGGAGCGAGCCCCGCTGGCGGTCGTTGCCACGGGTGGGTTTGTTTCAGCTCCGGAGATTCTCGCGGCTCGGTCATTGGGCATTCCGACGGCGTTGGTCAGCCTCGATGCGACGCCCGGCAGGGCCATCCGCCAACTTGCCCCGCGTGTGGACCGAGTCTTCTCGACCTATCCGACCAGCGAACTGCCCGAGGCAGAGGTGATTGGCTTCCCACTCCGGCGGGAGGCAGTTCCCGATATCGATGCAGAAGAAGCTCGTGAGCAACTCGGATTGATGCCAGACCTGCCGACGCTTTTGGTCACTGCGGGGTCCCAAGGGGCATCGACCATCAATCATGCCGTGGCGCACGCCCTGGAGCACACCGACCTGACCAAGACGCTGGCTGGTTGGCAGTTGCTGCATCTCACTGGCGGGAAGGATGTCGCGGAGCTGACCCGTGCCTATGCCCGTTCCGGGTTGCATGCCCTGATCCGCAACTATGAGGACGCCATGGGACTCGCCTGGCGGGCGGCGAGCTTGACCATCGCTCGTCCAGGCGCGAGCTCGGTTGCAGAGGCCTGGGCGAATCAGGTTCCCGCGATCTTTATGCCCTACCCCTACCACGCTGACGAGCACCAGAGGCACAACGCTCAGCCCATGGTGGACGCTGGTGGCGCGGTTTTATTACGCGATCAGATTCTGTCCGAAAAGAATGCTATCCCTTTGTCTGAATCAGTTTATAAGTTAGTTAGCACCTCAGACCAGCTTCCCGCGATGCGTCAGGCTTTGGGCCGATCCACGCCAGCGGATGGAGCTGACCGGGTCGTTCGGTGGGTGCTTGAGCAGCCCGGTTGCCGCCTCTGA